One part of the Procambarus clarkii isolate CNS0578487 chromosome 41, FALCON_Pclarkii_2.0, whole genome shotgun sequence genome encodes these proteins:
- the LOC123761242 gene encoding cuticle protein 19-like, translated as MIPKVALVMVVVVGMGLAAPEDRYGAPGPQPAYNQVVIPYNFEYGVKDEYAGTDFSQAEESDGKTVTGSYTVQLPDGRKQTVTYVADDYGGYRAEVSYYGEAQYPYEYGPPITFKPQYQPSYQPQPSYQPEPVYQ; from the exons ATGATCCCCAAG GTGGccctggttatggtggtggtggtgggtatgggtCTCGCTGCCCCTGAAGACCGCTACGGCGCCCCTGGACCACAACCGGCTTACAACCAG GTTGTGATCCCTTACAACTTCGAATACGGCGTCAAGGACGAATATGCCGGCACTGACTTCAGCCAAGCCGAGGAATCTGATGGGAAAACTGTCACTGGTTCCTATACTGTTCAACTTCCCGACGGCCGCAAACAGACG GTAACCTACGTTGCTGACGACTACGGTGGCTACCGGGCTGAGGTCAGTTACTACGGTGAAGCCCAGTACCCCTACGAATACGGTCCCCCCATCACCTTCAAGCCCCAGTACCAGCCCTCGTACCAACCCCAGCCCTCATACCAGCCTGAGCCTGTCTACCAATAG